A stretch of DNA from Takifugu flavidus isolate HTHZ2018 chromosome 22, ASM371156v2, whole genome shotgun sequence:
TTGTGCCTGGTCAGCGCGTACGGTTTGGCGAAGCCCTTCCCGCAGTAGGTGCAGGGGAACGGGCGGGCGCCGGCGTGGGAGATGATGTGTTCCTGTTGGGTTTTCTTGCTTTTGAACCTTTTATCACACTGGGGACAGGCGTAGGGCTTGTCGTCCACGTGCGACCGGTGATGTTTTGAGAGTTCGCCCTGCGACAAAAAGCTCTTCCCACACTGGGAGCAAAGGAAAGGTTTCTCCCCGGTGTGCATCCTCTCGTGTCTGGCCAGCACTGACACCAGGGTGAACCTCTTGGGGCAATGGGAGCACTGGAAAGGCCTCTCTCCAGTGTGAACACGGAGGTGTTTCATGAGCATGAAGCGGAGCGAGAAGCGCTTGCTGCACTGGTCACACTGGTAAGGCCTCTCCCCGGTGTGGCTGGACAGGTGCCTCTTTACATCGGACCGCCGGGTAAACGTCTTATCGCAGTGCGGGCACTTAAATTGCCGTTTGACCTGATGCAACTGCCGATGCAGGGAGCGCGCCAGCAGCGAGTCGAACCCTTCGTCGCACTGCTGGCAGACGTACTGCTTGCTGGAGACGTGAGACTTCTTGTGCTCCATTAGGTCGGAGAGTGTGGGGAAACTCTGGCTGCAGATGGAGCAGATGCAGGGAAGCTGGCTCTCCAGCGAGTGAACTCTCTTGTGGTGGACGGTCAGCGTGCGCAGGTTGGCGAAGGAGCTCCGACAGAGCTGGCAGGAGAAGGAAACAGCTGCGCCGCGATGTTTGCTCTGATGCTTGGCCAGGTCCCACGAGTGCTGGAAGGTTCGCTCGCACAGCGAGCAGTGGAACGGCCTCTCCCCAGTGTGGGTGAGCTGGTGTCTCCGGACGTCAGAGGTCCGGGTGAACGTCTTACCGCAGGTTTCACAAGACAGGGCCTTTCGCCTGCCTGGGGAGTCAGGCGCCCCGAGTTTCCTTGGATTGTCTGACTGTCCCACTTTGTCCCGTTCAGTTTCTGCTTCGCTCTCTTCTGGGTGTCCCACAGAGAAAAGCTTGATCGACGTGAAGATTTCGTCGGTGCTGGAAGGAGAGGGTGTGAATTTCTGCCCCGACCGTGTCAAATTCTTGTACTCCTCGGTGTGAAGGGTCTGCATGTGGAAGTGAGGAGGGCTGCTTTTGTCCACGGGGTGAAAGGGACACTGCGAGCAGGTGAAGATAATGGACGTCACCGAGTCAGAATCCCCTGCAAAGGTGAAAGAAGATGGATGAGTAAAACAGCAGCGTTTAGAAAGGTTTTAAATTGTTGTTCTACATCAATGCTCTACCATTGCTGCTTCCTTTGACAGCTATAACAGAGTGGGACAGATCAGCTTTGCTCCTGGTGAGAGAAGAACAAAGGTTTGCTGAATGTTTTCCATCATACTCGGCTGTTTCTCTCTATGCTAAGCTGAGCCACTGCCAGCTGTAGCTGGTTCTTCaacttaaaaacaagaaaatactGTTGGTTTCTTTATTTAGGGGGTTGTTTCAGAGCTTCGGGTCATAATCCTGACAGCAGTGCAAGATTTAATCTGGACCAATAAAAGGTAGTCCTGGTTCTTTTGATGAGAAGAGGCAACCGTTAGATAACATCGGTGTGCTCACAAACCTGCTATTTGAAGCTGAATTCAAGCAGAATTGAATCAAGACATATTCACTTTATATACTATAAACAAGAAGTGGTTTGTCTATCACAGAAAAGATGCCTTGTACATTTTGGGATCTTGGGTTATTTCTCCGGTTGAGTTGTTGTTTGTCCACGGCTCCTGCTCGTTGGGCAAAGACTTTGTTTGTAGACGCGAGGATCGCCGTGCGTTGACCGAGCCGAGGGACTGTTGCATCTCAGGAACCGTCTCCTCGTGGAGAGCAAGAGAAACATGGTTCTCTTCCAGGGTCGCCCCAGAATCTGTCATTCTTTCCATGTGTGGGCCTTGAgactcctccatctcctgctcaacaatgttttctgttttcttatCCACTGGGCGTCCAGTTTCTGGTTCTTGGTCCAGTCCGTTTCCCGACCCATCATTAATCTTTTCTGACAGTGTTTCTTGATCGATGCTCTCCTTCCGTAGGGCGAAGGCTTTGCTGAGAGTCTCCAGAGCTTTGGCGACTCCCAACGTCTCGCTGGGTTCTTCTGTCCTGAAACCGGTAAATTCAACTCGACCATCTTCACTGGCAGCCACTATCTCTTCCTCATAAAAATCTGTCTGAAGCTGCACTTCGGTCGTCTCCATCATGTCTGGGTCCAGGCCAGATTCTTCTGCGTCAGCGTAGACGGCCAGAACGCTGTACTGTTCCGCTCCAACTACAGCGACGGGGTTTAGAATATTGGCGTAGTTATGGATCGACTCCAGTCGGACAGAGATACTGGTCTTGTGTGATGGAGGAATGGATAAAGCAGACATGATGCAGCTGCCGATAGTGGATGAGGGACCGtctgaaaatgaaagaagaGAAATTGTTGAGGTACTTTTCAGGCAAACGTATTCacttattttgttttcatttcagctctACTTACATGGCGCCTTGATTAGTCCTGAACTTTTGTACAGCTTGAAGATCGCGCTCAGTTCCTCGACTGAGGTTTGAACGCATTCCACCACAGAAGGGGCGGAGCCGAGCCAGGTCGTAGTCTGTAATCACAGCCTGCTTTGTTATGGAAATAAGTGGTGGTAAAGTGCCTCATTGGTAGAGGTAAAACACTGAATACCTGTTTCAAATCTGGTACTGGAAGCAGCTTTTCCAGTTTTGTGAGCATCTCCCAGAGCAACACATGCAG
This window harbors:
- the LOC130519106 gene encoding zinc finger protein 502-like isoform X2, with the protein product MLTKLEKLLPVPDLKQTTTWLGSAPSVVECVQTSVEELSAIFKLYKSSGLIKAPYGPSSTIGSCIMSALSIPPSHKTSISVRLESIHNYANILNPVAVVGAEQYSVLAVYADAEESGLDPDMMETTEVQLQTDFYEEEIVAASEDGRVEFTGFRTEEPSETLGVAKALETLSKAFALRKESIDQETLSEKINDGSGNGLDQEPETGRPVDKKTENIVEQEMEESQGPHMERMTDSGATLEENHVSLALHEETVPEMQQSLGSVNARRSSRLQTKSLPNEQEPWTNNNSTGEITQDPKMSKADLSHSVIAVKGSSNGDSDSVTSIIFTCSQCPFHPVDKSSPPHFHMQTLHTEEYKNLTRSGQKFTPSPSSTDEIFTSIKLFSVGHPEESEAETERDKVGQSDNPRKLGAPDSPGRRKALSCETCGKTFTRTSDVRRHQLTHTGERPFHCSLCERTFQHSWDLAKHQSKHRGAAVSFSCQLCRSSFANLRTLTVHHKRVHSLESQLPCICSICSQSFPTLSDLMEHKKSHVSSKQYVCQQCDEGFDSLLARSLHRQLHQVKRQFKCPHCDKTFTRRSDVKRHLSSHTGERPYQCDQCSKRFSLRFMLMKHLRVHTGERPFQCSHCPKRFTLVSVLARHERMHTGEKPFLCSQCGKSFLSQGELSKHHRSHVDDKPYACPQCDKRFKSKKTQQEHIISHAGARPFPCTYCGKGFAKPYALTRHNLIHTGERPFPCGHCKKSFLTLSEAQLHQRIHTGERPYPCGVCPLKFKSSSELARHKRSHSGQRPAKPQCEQCAKTFPSKVKLRKHMETHREAGEASSVELLQPEESTS
- the LOC130519106 gene encoding zinc finger protein 432-like isoform X1, which produces MEVWGSTGKSNEPSIPLSSLRLLVPPVQLLSAAMWRLAKQNDVMSYEKLQEFVFMVTEAIPGLMNQRQRAQLVLGLRARLILELCKGSARGSVDSQAIQSYLSKFPMASADPDYRDSEVKTTESTFIALVQSLLKDPAERAYFFQEVFPVQYGSQYDAALHVLLWEMLTKLEKLLPVPDLKQTTTWLGSAPSVVECVQTSVEELSAIFKLYKSSGLIKAPYGPSSTIGSCIMSALSIPPSHKTSISVRLESIHNYANILNPVAVVGAEQYSVLAVYADAEESGLDPDMMETTEVQLQTDFYEEEIVAASEDGRVEFTGFRTEEPSETLGVAKALETLSKAFALRKESIDQETLSEKINDGSGNGLDQEPETGRPVDKKTENIVEQEMEESQGPHMERMTDSGATLEENHVSLALHEETVPEMQQSLGSVNARRSSRLQTKSLPNEQEPWTNNNSTGEITQDPKMSKADLSHSVIAVKGSSNGDSDSVTSIIFTCSQCPFHPVDKSSPPHFHMQTLHTEEYKNLTRSGQKFTPSPSSTDEIFTSIKLFSVGHPEESEAETERDKVGQSDNPRKLGAPDSPGRRKALSCETCGKTFTRTSDVRRHQLTHTGERPFHCSLCERTFQHSWDLAKHQSKHRGAAVSFSCQLCRSSFANLRTLTVHHKRVHSLESQLPCICSICSQSFPTLSDLMEHKKSHVSSKQYVCQQCDEGFDSLLARSLHRQLHQVKRQFKCPHCDKTFTRRSDVKRHLSSHTGERPYQCDQCSKRFSLRFMLMKHLRVHTGERPFQCSHCPKRFTLVSVLARHERMHTGEKPFLCSQCGKSFLSQGELSKHHRSHVDDKPYACPQCDKRFKSKKTQQEHIISHAGARPFPCTYCGKGFAKPYALTRHNLIHTGERPFPCGHCKKSFLTLSEAQLHQRIHTGERPYPCGVCPLKFKSSSELARHKRSHSGQRPAKPQCEQCAKTFPSKVKLRKHMETHREAGEASSVELLQPEESTS